In Brettanomyces bruxellensis chromosome 8, complete sequence, a genomic segment contains:
- a CDS encoding uncharacterized protein (SECRETED:SignalP(1-20)), protein MKASLTVILAFIKLTQLVSAAAIANPDVQISLNIDGDHVSVDKNDNEKKVEKSQLNSNRSLLDYMFGFLMDNEADMSIAENKNKKQALPLSDELSVLTMQDDYQVPDKDDLRDINGSSVLYRGGEFGGLVSFAHLPYANCYDPAAFDDEKFDIAVVGAPFDTGTSYRPGTRFGPTGIRMGSRRLAPAYSVYSGFNPYSNWAKIVDCGDPPVTPLDNRIALDQIYRAERAIRNHKTTGKSKQKAPKVFTLGGDHTITLPAVKAAYEKYGKISVIHFDSHLDTWNPYYFGGNITSYQAMNHGTYLHWAHEKGYLSDNCIHAAIRGPYPGPRDVQHDIDCGFDRILARDIDKIGADGIIKKIKERIGSTDAPVYITVDVDSMDPAFTPATGTVEPGGWSSRELLTVLDGLEGLNVVGGDVVEVSPPYDSAEITSLAAAQVADSIISLMVLKEQE, encoded by the coding sequence ATGAAAGCATCTTTGACGGTAATTCTAGCATTTATCAAGCTTACGCAATTAGTATCTGCTGCTGCCATAGCAAACCCAGATGTTCAAATATCCTTGAATATTGATGGTGATCATGTTTCAGTGGACAAGAACGACAACGAAAAGAAGGTCGAAAAGTCCCAACTCAATTCTAATAGATCACTTTTGGATTACATGTTTGGATTCTTGATGGATAATGAGGCCGACATGAGTATTGCAgagaataagaataagaagcaAGCACTACCTCTTTCAGATGAACTTAGTGTTCTTACTATGCAGGATGATTATCAGGTGCCAGACAAGGATGATCTCAGGGATATCAATGGTTCCTCCGTTCTATACAGAGGAGGAGAatttggtggattggttTCCTTTGCACATTTGCCCTATGCCAACTGCTATGACCCAGCAgcatttgatgatgaaaagtttgATATAGCTGTTGTTGGAGCACCATTTGATACTGGAACTTCATACAGACCAGGAACAAGATTTGGACCAACTGGAATCAGAATGGGCTCCAGAAGATTGGCTCCGGCCTACTCCGTTTACAGCGGATTTAATCCTTACAGTAACTGGGCAAAAATTGTTGACTGTGGTGATCCTCCAGTTACTCCTTTGGATAATCGTATTGCATTGGATCAGATCTACCGTGCTGAGAGAGCCATCCGTAACCATAAGACTACGGGAAAAAGCAAGCAAAAGGCACCTAAGGTTTTCACACTTGGTGGTGATCACACCATTACCCTTCCTGCAGTGAAGGCCGCCTACGAGAAGTATGGAAAGATCTCTGTGATTCATTTTGATTCACATCTTGATACATGGAATCCATACTACTTCGGTGGTAATATCACCAGTTATCAGGCAATGAACCATGGTACATATTTGCACTGGGCACATGAGAAGGGTTACCTCAGCGACAACTGTATTCATGCCGCTATAAGAGGTCCTTATCCTGGTCCAAGAGATGTTCAGCACGATATCGACTGTGGATTTGACCGTATTCTTGCCAGAGATATTGATAAGATTGGAGCTGACGGAATTATTAAGAAAATCAAGGAGAGAATTGGTTCCACTGATGCACCTGTTTACATCACTGTTGATGTCGACTCAATGGATCCAGCCTTTACACCAGCTACCGGAACTGTTGAGCCAGGTGGATGGAGTTCCAGAGAGCTTCTTACAGTTCTTGATGGTTTGGAAGGACTTAATGTTGTTGGTGGTGATGTTGTCGAAGTTTCTCCTCCATATGACAGTGCAGAAATTACTTCTTTAGCTGCTGCCCAGGTTGCCGACTCCATCATTTCATTGATGGTTCTAAAGGAACAGGAGTAA